A segment of the Fusobacterium ulcerans genome:
GGAGCTGCTTTTGCAACTGGATTAGCTCCAGTCATCAGTATAGGAGTTATGTCTGTACATTTACTAAAGAAAAGAAATCAGTTTCATTTGAAGAAAGAAAAATTAAATATACATAAAGTTGTTGAATTATGTGGAACAGGAGCTTCTTCATTCATAACTGAAATATCTTCTGGAATAGTGTTGATTGTATTTAATATAGTAATATTAGGATTGAGAGGAAATACAGGAGTAGCAGCGTATGGTGTAGTGGCTAATCTAGCTTTAGTGGTGATTGCTATATTTACAGGAGTAGCTCAGGGAGTACAGCCGTTGGTAAGTAAAAGCTATGGAAGTAAGAATAAAGAACAGCTTTACTATATTTTAAGATACTCTATGATTCTATCGGTTGTTATTGCTGTATTTGTCTATATTGTGGTATTCTTTTCAGCAGATAAGCTAGTTTCCTTTTTTAACAAAGAAGGAAATAGAGAACTTTCAGCTTTAGCTGTAAATGGGCTTCATATATATTTTACAGGATTCTTATTTGCAGGAATCAATATAATATCATCTGTATTTTTCAGCTCAATGGAACATTCAAAGACAGGTTTTATAATTTCTATCACAAGAGGATTTGTAGCTGTAATCCCAGCAGTATGGCTGCTCTCACATATATTTGGAATGATAGGAGTGTGGATGTCTTTTCCAATAGCAGAAATGATTGCATTATCATCAGTAATTTACTTCATGAATAACTATAAAAAACTTTTTAGAAATTAAAATATCAAGGACAGTATGCTATCTATAAAGCAGCTGTCTTTTTTATAAAAAAACTATTGACATTAAAAAGAGTTAGTACTATAATTATATTGTGCATAT
Coding sequences within it:
- a CDS encoding MATE family efflux transporter: MEKNIVLKSFVKYVTLNVMGMIGLSCYILADTYFVSKGMGTDGLTALNLAIPLYTFINGTGLMIGIGGGARYAVLKAKGENDKADSIFTYSIEIGILIGLVFLTVGIFLGDKISYLLGADNVTFKMTSIYLKTIMTFAPFFILNNIFLAFVRNDGDPKLSMTGMLLGSFSNIVLDYVFIFPLGMGMFGAAFATGLAPVISIGVMSVHLLKKRNQFHLKKEKLNIHKVVELCGTGASSFITEISSGIVLIVFNIVILGLRGNTGVAAYGVVANLALVVIAIFTGVAQGVQPLVSKSYGSKNKEQLYYILRYSMILSVVIAVFVYIVVFFSADKLVSFFNKEGNRELSALAVNGLHIYFTGFLFAGINIISSVFFSSMEHSKTGFIISITRGFVAVIPAVWLLSHIFGMIGVWMSFPIAEMIALSSVIYFMNNYKKLFRN